A stretch of Xenopus laevis strain J_2021 chromosome 8S, Xenopus_laevis_v10.1, whole genome shotgun sequence DNA encodes these proteins:
- the LOC108704443 gene encoding RNA polymerase-associated protein RTF1 homolog isoform X1 yields MVKKRKGRVVIDSDTEDSGSDENLDQELLSLAKRKRSDSEEKEQPVSKPTATSDSETSDSDDEWTVTGQSKNKKKGKPGKGGEKKGAMKKQANRAASSGSSGKESSAESSAPEEGEVSDSDSSSSSSSSDSDSTSEDEEFCDGYGEDFMGDEEDRARLEQMTEKEREQELFNRIEKREVLKRRFEIKKKLKNAKKKEKKEKDKKKKHDEEQEKKKQTQVLEAQLQVTSHNKERRSKRDEKSDKKSQAMEELRAEREKRKNKTAELIARKQPLKTSEVYSDDEEEEEDDKSSEKSNRSSRSSSSSSDEDEETVEIPPKSLPVSLPEELNKVRLSRHKLERWCHMPFFAKTVSGCFVRIGIGNHNSKPVYRVAEITGVVETGKIYQLGGTRTNKGLQLRHGNDQRVFRLEFVSNQEFTESEFMKWKEAMFSAGMQLPTLDEINKKDVSIKEAMNYKFNDQDIEDIVKEKERFRKAPSNYAMKKTQLLKDKAMAEEAGDQDKAKQIQDHMNELEERAEALDRQRTKNISAISYINQRNREWNIVESEKALVAESQSMKQQQMDPFTRRQCKPTMVSNSRDPAVQAAIIAQLNAKYGSGASTDASKDNGTAQSKDKDGNTMSASDLSEDLFKVHDFDVKIDLQVPSSESKSLAISSKAPPAKDGAPRRSLNLEDYKKRRGLI; encoded by the exons ATGGTGAAGAAACGGAAAGGCCGGGTGGTGATAGACTCCGACACCGAGGACAGCGGCAGCGACGAGAACTTGGACCAG GAGCTGCTGTCCTTAGCCAAGCGCAAGAGGAGTGATTCAGAAGAGAAGGAACAGCCAGTAAGCAAACCGACCGCAACCTCAGACTCTGAGACCTCCGACAGTGATGATGAG TGGACAGTCACAGGCCaatcaaaaaacaagaaaaaagggaAACCTGGCAAAGGAGGGGAGAAGAAGGGAGCAATGAAGAAACAGGCTAACCGGGCAGCATCTTCCGGCAGCTCTGGCAAGGAAAGTTCTGCGGAGAGCTCTGCTCCAGAAGAAG gtgaGGTGTCGGATTCTGATAGTAGCAGCTCATCCTCCAGTTCTGATTCGGATTCCACATCTGAAGATGAAGAGTTCTGTGATGGCTATGGGGAGGACTTTATGGGGGATGAAGAAGATCGGGCTCGACTTGAGCAGATGACTGAGAAAGAGAGGGAACAAGAACTGTTTAATCGGATAGAAAAGCGAGAAGTGCTTAAGCGAAG atttgaaataaagaaaaaactgaaaaatgcaaaaaagaaagaaaagaaagaaaaagataaaaagaagaaGCACGATGAAGAAcaggagaaaaagaaacaaacacagGTCTTGGAGGCACAGTTACAG GTAACTTCACATAATAAAGAAAGGCGGTCAAAGCGAGATGAAAAGTCGGACAAGAAATCTCAAGCAATGGAAGAATTGCGAGCAGAGcgagagaagaggaagaataagaCTG caGAGTTGATTGCCAGAAAACAGCCTCTGAAGACCAGTGAGGTATATTCTGAtgatgaagaggaagaagaagatgaCAAGTCTAGTGAAAAAAGCAATCGATCTTCcagatcttcttcttcttcttctgacgaaGATGAAGA GACTGTAGAGATTCCACCAAAATCTCTGCCTGTGTCTCTGCCAGAAGAGCTCAACAAGGTTCGCTTGTCTCGGCACAAATTGGAACGTTGGTGTCATATGCCCTTTTTTGCAAAGACGGTCTCAGGCTGTTTTGTGCGGATAGGCATTGGAAACCATAACAGCAAACCTGTATACAGA GTCGCAGAAATTACCGGAGTGGTAGAAACTGGAAAGATATACCAGTTGGGTGGGACAAGGACAAATAAAGGCCTACAGTTACG GCATGGCAATGACCAGAGGGTTTTCCGATTGGAGTTTGTCTCTAACCAAGAGTTTACAGAAAGCGAGTTCATGAAATGGAAAGAGGCG ATGTTTTCTGCTGGCATGCAGCTTCCCACTCTTGATGAAATTAATAAGAAGGACGTATCAATTAAAGAAGCCATGAACTATAAATTTAATGACCAGGATATTGAAGAT ATTGTAAAGGAAAAGGAACGGTTTAGAAAAGCTCCTTCAAATTATGCCATGAAGAAAACGCAGCTTTTGAAGGATAAG GCAATGGCAGAGGAAGCTGGAGATCAAGACAAAGCTAAGCAGATTCAAGATCATATGAATGAACTAGAGGAGCGGGCTGAAGCTTTGGATCGGCAGCGGACAAAGAACATCTCTGCCATTAG tTATATAAACCAGCGAAACAGAGAATGGAACATTGTGGAGTCTGAGAAGGCTTTAGTG GCAGAGAGTCAGAGCATGAAGCAGCAACAGATGGATCCCTTTACTAGAAGGCAATGCAAGCCGACCATGGTGTCTAAT TCCAGGGATCCTGCCGTCCAGGCAGCCATTATTGCTCAGCTGAATGCAAAGTACGGTTCTGGAGCCAGCACTGATGCATCCAAAGATAACGGCACG GCTCAAAGCAAGGATAAAGATGGAAACACCATGTCAGCCAGCGACCTCTCAGAAGACCTGTTTAAAGTGCATGATTTTGATGTAAAGATCGACCTAcaagttcccagttcag AATCGAAATCTCTTGCCATCTCCTCAAAAGCACCACCAGCAAAGGACGGAGCCCCACGCCGCTCTCTGAACCTGGAGGACTACAAAAAAAGGAGAGGACTTATCTGA
- the LOC108704443 gene encoding RNA polymerase-associated protein RTF1 homolog isoform X2 — protein sequence MKKQANRAASSGSSGKESSAESSAPEEGEVSDSDSSSSSSSSDSDSTSEDEEFCDGYGEDFMGDEEDRARLEQMTEKEREQELFNRIEKREVLKRRFEIKKKLKNAKKKEKKEKDKKKKHDEEQEKKKQTQVLEAQLQVTSHNKERRSKRDEKSDKKSQAMEELRAEREKRKNKTAELIARKQPLKTSEVYSDDEEEEEDDKSSEKSNRSSRSSSSSSDEDEETVEIPPKSLPVSLPEELNKVRLSRHKLERWCHMPFFAKTVSGCFVRIGIGNHNSKPVYRVAEITGVVETGKIYQLGGTRTNKGLQLRHGNDQRVFRLEFVSNQEFTESEFMKWKEAMFSAGMQLPTLDEINKKDVSIKEAMNYKFNDQDIEDIVKEKERFRKAPSNYAMKKTQLLKDKAMAEEAGDQDKAKQIQDHMNELEERAEALDRQRTKNISAISYINQRNREWNIVESEKALVAESQSMKQQQMDPFTRRQCKPTMVSNSRDPAVQAAIIAQLNAKYGSGASTDASKDNGTAQSKDKDGNTMSASDLSEDLFKVHDFDVKIDLQVPSSESKSLAISSKAPPAKDGAPRRSLNLEDYKKRRGLI from the exons ATGAAGAAACAGGCTAACCGGGCAGCATCTTCCGGCAGCTCTGGCAAGGAAAGTTCTGCGGAGAGCTCTGCTCCAGAAGAAG gtgaGGTGTCGGATTCTGATAGTAGCAGCTCATCCTCCAGTTCTGATTCGGATTCCACATCTGAAGATGAAGAGTTCTGTGATGGCTATGGGGAGGACTTTATGGGGGATGAAGAAGATCGGGCTCGACTTGAGCAGATGACTGAGAAAGAGAGGGAACAAGAACTGTTTAATCGGATAGAAAAGCGAGAAGTGCTTAAGCGAAG atttgaaataaagaaaaaactgaaaaatgcaaaaaagaaagaaaagaaagaaaaagataaaaagaagaaGCACGATGAAGAAcaggagaaaaagaaacaaacacagGTCTTGGAGGCACAGTTACAG GTAACTTCACATAATAAAGAAAGGCGGTCAAAGCGAGATGAAAAGTCGGACAAGAAATCTCAAGCAATGGAAGAATTGCGAGCAGAGcgagagaagaggaagaataagaCTG caGAGTTGATTGCCAGAAAACAGCCTCTGAAGACCAGTGAGGTATATTCTGAtgatgaagaggaagaagaagatgaCAAGTCTAGTGAAAAAAGCAATCGATCTTCcagatcttcttcttcttcttctgacgaaGATGAAGA GACTGTAGAGATTCCACCAAAATCTCTGCCTGTGTCTCTGCCAGAAGAGCTCAACAAGGTTCGCTTGTCTCGGCACAAATTGGAACGTTGGTGTCATATGCCCTTTTTTGCAAAGACGGTCTCAGGCTGTTTTGTGCGGATAGGCATTGGAAACCATAACAGCAAACCTGTATACAGA GTCGCAGAAATTACCGGAGTGGTAGAAACTGGAAAGATATACCAGTTGGGTGGGACAAGGACAAATAAAGGCCTACAGTTACG GCATGGCAATGACCAGAGGGTTTTCCGATTGGAGTTTGTCTCTAACCAAGAGTTTACAGAAAGCGAGTTCATGAAATGGAAAGAGGCG ATGTTTTCTGCTGGCATGCAGCTTCCCACTCTTGATGAAATTAATAAGAAGGACGTATCAATTAAAGAAGCCATGAACTATAAATTTAATGACCAGGATATTGAAGAT ATTGTAAAGGAAAAGGAACGGTTTAGAAAAGCTCCTTCAAATTATGCCATGAAGAAAACGCAGCTTTTGAAGGATAAG GCAATGGCAGAGGAAGCTGGAGATCAAGACAAAGCTAAGCAGATTCAAGATCATATGAATGAACTAGAGGAGCGGGCTGAAGCTTTGGATCGGCAGCGGACAAAGAACATCTCTGCCATTAG tTATATAAACCAGCGAAACAGAGAATGGAACATTGTGGAGTCTGAGAAGGCTTTAGTG GCAGAGAGTCAGAGCATGAAGCAGCAACAGATGGATCCCTTTACTAGAAGGCAATGCAAGCCGACCATGGTGTCTAAT TCCAGGGATCCTGCCGTCCAGGCAGCCATTATTGCTCAGCTGAATGCAAAGTACGGTTCTGGAGCCAGCACTGATGCATCCAAAGATAACGGCACG GCTCAAAGCAAGGATAAAGATGGAAACACCATGTCAGCCAGCGACCTCTCAGAAGACCTGTTTAAAGTGCATGATTTTGATGTAAAGATCGACCTAcaagttcccagttcag AATCGAAATCTCTTGCCATCTCCTCAAAAGCACCACCAGCAAAGGACGGAGCCCCACGCCGCTCTCTGAACCTGGAGGACTACAAAAAAAGGAGAGGACTTATCTGA